The following coding sequences lie in one Variovorax terrae genomic window:
- a CDS encoding FAD-dependent oxidoreductase, which yields MQPTDIANPAYFHKVVDCQWACPAHTPVPEYIRLIAQGRYSDAYMVNWVSNVFPGILGRTCDRPCEPACRRGRVEEANAATPEPVAICRLKRVAADHKDDVRDRMPIPLAPDVRRKGKRIACIGAGPASLTVARDLAPLGYQVTVFDGEAKAGGFIRTQIPRFRLPESVIDEETGYVLSLGVEFRSGRRIDSMQALLAEGYDAVFVGCGAPRGRDLELPGRAEAKEHIHIGIDWLASVSFGHVERIGKRVIVLGGGNTAMDCCRSARRLGGEDVKVIVRSGFEEMKASPWEKEDAMHEGIPIINFHVPKAFVHEGGRLTGMTFEVVKAVRDEKGRRQLVPTGEPEAFFACDEVLIAVGQENAFPWIERSSGIVFDEWGLPELDKQTFQSTLKHVFFGGDAAFGPKNIITAVAHGHEAAVSIDRFLHGEDVRQRPAPHVNLMSQKMGIHEWSYDNAVSGDARFKVPWAKAEKALASIRVEVELGFDAATAFKEAERCLNCDVQTVFTDGSCIECDACMDICPMDSITFIANGEEAHLRQRLKAPAQNATQDLYVSGPLKTGRVMVKDEDVCLHCGLCAERCPTGAWDMQKYLFMNTYAGPGARDQQLGARRAEAQA from the coding sequence TTGCAGCCAACCGATATAGCCAATCCAGCCTATTTCCACAAGGTCGTCGATTGCCAATGGGCCTGCCCGGCCCACACCCCCGTCCCCGAATACATCCGCCTGATCGCGCAGGGCCGCTACAGCGATGCCTACATGGTCAACTGGGTGTCCAACGTGTTCCCCGGCATCCTGGGGCGCACCTGCGACCGGCCCTGCGAGCCGGCTTGCCGGCGCGGGCGGGTGGAGGAGGCGAACGCGGCCACGCCCGAGCCGGTGGCGATCTGCCGGCTCAAACGGGTGGCCGCCGACCACAAGGACGACGTGCGTGACCGCATGCCGATCCCGCTGGCGCCCGATGTGCGCCGCAAGGGCAAGCGCATCGCCTGCATCGGCGCCGGGCCGGCCTCGCTCACGGTGGCGCGCGACCTGGCGCCGCTGGGCTACCAGGTCACGGTGTTCGACGGCGAGGCCAAGGCCGGCGGCTTCATCCGCACGCAGATTCCGCGCTTTCGGCTGCCCGAGTCGGTGATCGACGAGGAAACCGGCTACGTGCTCAGCCTGGGCGTGGAGTTCCGCAGCGGCCGGCGCATCGACTCCATGCAGGCGCTGCTCGCCGAAGGCTATGACGCCGTGTTCGTCGGCTGCGGTGCGCCGCGCGGGCGCGACCTGGAGCTGCCCGGGCGCGCGGAGGCCAAGGAGCACATCCACATCGGCATCGACTGGCTGGCCTCGGTGTCGTTCGGCCACGTCGAGCGCATTGGCAAGCGCGTCATCGTGCTGGGTGGCGGCAATACGGCGATGGACTGCTGCCGTTCCGCGCGCCGCCTCGGTGGCGAGGACGTGAAGGTGATCGTGCGCAGCGGCTTCGAGGAAATGAAGGCGTCGCCCTGGGAGAAGGAGGATGCGATGCACGAAGGCATCCCGATCATCAACTTCCACGTGCCCAAGGCCTTCGTGCACGAGGGCGGCCGGCTCACCGGCATGACGTTCGAGGTGGTGAAGGCGGTGCGCGACGAGAAGGGCCGGCGCCAGTTGGTGCCCACGGGCGAGCCCGAGGCCTTCTTTGCCTGTGACGAGGTGCTGATCGCCGTGGGCCAGGAGAACGCCTTCCCCTGGATCGAGCGCTCCTCGGGCATCGTGTTCGACGAATGGGGCCTGCCGGAACTCGACAAGCAGACCTTCCAGTCCACGCTGAAGCACGTGTTCTTCGGCGGCGACGCGGCCTTCGGCCCGAAGAACATCATCACTGCCGTGGCGCACGGCCACGAGGCGGCGGTGTCGATCGACCGCTTCCTGCATGGCGAAGATGTGCGCCAGCGCCCCGCGCCGCACGTGAACCTGATGTCGCAGAAGATGGGCATCCACGAGTGGAGCTACGACAACGCCGTCTCGGGCGACGCGCGCTTCAAGGTGCCATGGGCCAAGGCCGAGAAGGCGCTGGCCAGCATCCGCGTGGAGGTGGAACTGGGCTTCGACGCCGCCACCGCCTTCAAGGAGGCCGAGCGCTGCCTGAACTGCGACGTGCAGACCGTGTTCACTGACGGCAGCTGCATCGAGTGCGACGCCTGCATGGACATCTGCCCAATGGACAGCATCACGTTCATCGCCAACGGCGAGGAGGCTCATTTGCGCCAGCGGCTCAAGGCGCCGGCACAGAACGCCACGCAGGACCTCTACGTTTCGGGGCCACTCAAAACCGGCCGCGTCATGGTGAAGGACGAAGACGTCTGCCTGCATTGCGGCCTGTGCGCCGAGCGCTGCCCCACGGGCGCCTGGGACATGCAGAAATACCTGTTCATGAACACCTACGCAGGCCCCGGCGCGCGGGACCAGCAGCTCGGGGCACGGCGTGCGGAGGCACAGGCATGA
- a CDS encoding AMP-dependent synthetase/ligase, with product MTSSLTDLRDVQTLPQLLALRAGQSPDAEAYRQFDAASGRWASLSWAQARERIAHWSRAIAASQLPAQAHIAVLLPNGLDAMSIDQAALATGCVPVPLHAIDNPGSIAYILADAEVSLLMVSQAAQWEQIRAVGTAFPHLQAVVVTDAAVAPPAAMDSSVPVLHLADWLARGTGEVALPPEPAAGDLAAIVYTSGTTGRPKGVMLTHGNVVADVKAILGRITPVQEDVFLSFLPLSHTFERTGGYYLPMAAGSCVAYARSVPQLPEDLKTVRPTVLVSVPRIYERVHARLIETLSPSPFKMKLFEAAQDVGWRRFCAAQGLPVPASDPAGGWLRALPWALLRRLVAAPLLAQFGGRVRVAVSGGAPLSPAIARCFLGLGLPLVQGYGMTETTPVVSVNSLDDNDPGTVGRALPGVEVRIGENRELQVHGPIVMRGYWKRDEDTARVLAPDGWLGTGDQAELVDGGRIRILGRIKEIIVTSTGEKVPPGDLELAIAADPLFEQVFVVGEQRAFIACVAVVQADEWKRLAGELGLDPQDPASLSAPAVHKAALARIERQTASFPRYAVPRAVYLTREPWTIENTFMTPTLKLKRNNLVAYYAEAIEGMYRKSK from the coding sequence ATGACCTCCTCCCTGACCGATCTGCGCGATGTGCAGACATTGCCCCAATTGCTGGCTTTGCGCGCCGGCCAAAGCCCGGACGCCGAGGCCTACCGCCAGTTCGATGCCGCCAGCGGCCGCTGGGCCAGCCTGAGCTGGGCCCAGGCCCGCGAGCGCATTGCGCACTGGAGCCGCGCCATCGCGGCCAGCCAACTGCCCGCGCAGGCCCACATCGCGGTGCTGCTGCCCAATGGCCTGGACGCCATGAGCATCGACCAGGCGGCCCTGGCCACCGGCTGCGTGCCGGTGCCGTTGCACGCCATCGACAATCCCGGCAGCATCGCCTACATCCTGGCCGATGCCGAGGTCTCGCTGCTGATGGTGTCGCAGGCCGCCCAGTGGGAGCAGATCCGCGCCGTCGGCACCGCCTTCCCGCACCTGCAGGCCGTGGTGGTGACCGATGCCGCCGTGGCGCCACCAGCCGCCATGGACAGCAGCGTGCCCGTGCTGCACCTGGCCGACTGGCTCGCGCGCGGCACCGGCGAGGTGGCGCTGCCGCCCGAGCCGGCGGCCGGCGACCTGGCCGCCATCGTCTACACCAGCGGCACCACCGGCCGCCCCAAGGGCGTGATGCTCACGCATGGCAACGTGGTGGCCGACGTCAAGGCCATCCTGGGCCGCATCACGCCGGTGCAGGAGGACGTGTTCCTGTCGTTCCTGCCGCTGTCGCACACCTTCGAGCGCACGGGCGGCTACTACCTGCCCATGGCCGCGGGCAGCTGCGTGGCCTACGCGCGCTCGGTGCCGCAATTGCCCGAGGACCTGAAGACCGTGCGCCCCACGGTGCTGGTCTCCGTGCCGCGCATCTACGAGCGCGTGCACGCCAGGCTGATCGAGACGCTCTCGCCCTCGCCGTTCAAGATGAAGCTGTTCGAGGCCGCGCAGGACGTGGGCTGGCGCCGCTTCTGCGCCGCACAGGGCCTGCCCGTGCCGGCCAGCGACCCCGCCGGCGGCTGGCTGCGCGCCCTGCCCTGGGCGCTGCTGCGGCGGCTGGTGGCCGCGCCGCTGCTGGCGCAGTTCGGCGGCCGCGTGCGCGTGGCCGTGAGCGGCGGCGCCCCGCTGTCGCCCGCCATCGCGCGCTGCTTCCTGGGCCTGGGCTTGCCGCTGGTGCAGGGCTACGGCATGACGGAAACCACGCCCGTGGTGTCGGTCAACAGCCTCGATGACAACGACCCCGGCACCGTGGGCCGCGCCCTGCCCGGCGTGGAAGTGCGCATCGGCGAGAACCGCGAACTGCAGGTGCACGGCCCCATCGTCATGCGCGGCTACTGGAAGCGCGACGAAGACACTGCGCGCGTGCTGGCACCCGACGGCTGGCTCGGCACCGGCGACCAGGCCGAACTGGTGGACGGCGGCCGCATCCGGATCCTGGGCCGCATCAAGGAAATCATCGTCACCTCCACCGGCGAGAAAGTGCCGCCCGGCGACCTGGAACTGGCCATCGCTGCCGACCCGCTGTTCGAGCAGGTTTTCGTGGTTGGTGAGCAGCGCGCCTTCATCGCCTGCGTGGCCGTGGTCCAGGCCGACGAATGGAAGCGCCTGGCCGGCGAACTCGGCCTCGACCCGCAGGACCCTGCCAGCCTGAGCGCCCCCGCGGTCCACAAGGCGGCGCTGGCCCGCATCGAGCGCCAGACCGCCAGCTTCCCGCGCTATGCCGTGCCGCGCGCCGTGTACTTGACGCGGGAGCCCTGGACCATTGAAAACACCTTCATGACGCCCACGCTCAAGCTCAAGCGGAACAACCTCGTGGCGTACTACGCAGAGGCCATCGAGGGGATGTACCGGAAGTCGAAGTGA
- a CDS encoding DUF4345 family protein: protein MSDLPPLSVSQIIVQVCLFLVAAIAIFGGSLQMFLGQPDTSPRLDNVHRFMAGVYLSTGVICLWAAFTVRQQGVLVYLLALGVLLAGVGRLVSISKVGLPEPAAVWLGYLIPELLIPFIMAGAHYAGS from the coding sequence ATGTCCGATCTACCGCCACTCTCCGTCAGCCAGATCATCGTCCAGGTCTGTCTGTTCCTGGTTGCCGCCATCGCAATCTTCGGCGGTTCGTTGCAGATGTTCCTGGGCCAGCCGGACACCTCGCCGCGCCTGGACAATGTCCACCGCTTCATGGCGGGTGTCTACCTCTCCACAGGCGTCATCTGCCTCTGGGCGGCCTTCACGGTCAGGCAGCAGGGAGTGCTCGTGTACCTGCTCGCGCTGGGCGTGCTGCTGGCGGGCGTGGGGCGCCTGGTGTCGATCAGCAAAGTGGGGCTGCCCGAACCGGCGGCCGTCTGGCTCGGCTACCTCATTCCGGAGCTGCTCATCCCGTTCATCATGGCGGGAGCCCACTATGCGGGCTCCTGA
- a CDS encoding VOC family protein: MSRPFKVLGIQQIAIGGTDKGRLQKLWVEMLGLQVTGTFKSERENVDEDICAIGSGPFKVEVDLMQPLDPDKKPAVHATPLNHVGLWIDDLPRAVEWLTAQGVRFAPGGIRKGAAGFDICFLHPRSNDEFPIAGEGVLIELVQAPVEVIAALG; this comes from the coding sequence ATGAGCCGTCCATTCAAGGTGCTGGGCATCCAGCAGATCGCCATCGGTGGCACCGACAAAGGCCGGTTGCAGAAGCTCTGGGTCGAGATGCTGGGCCTGCAGGTGACGGGCACGTTCAAGAGCGAGCGCGAGAACGTGGACGAGGACATCTGCGCCATCGGCAGCGGGCCATTCAAGGTGGAGGTCGACCTGATGCAGCCGCTCGATCCCGACAAGAAGCCCGCAGTGCACGCCACGCCGCTCAACCATGTGGGCCTGTGGATCGACGACCTGCCCCGGGCCGTGGAATGGCTCACCGCGCAGGGCGTGCGCTTTGCACCCGGCGGCATCCGCAAGGGCGCGGCGGGATTCGACATCTGCTTTCTGCACCCCAGGAGCAACGACGAGTTTCCGATTGCGGGCGAGGGCGTGCTGATCGAGCTGGTGCAGGCGCCGGTAGAGGTGATCGCCGCGCTGGGGTAG
- the bioB gene encoding biotin synthase BioB: protein MAQDLPTAQPVRLRRPAPQAKAKAKAKAKAKAKAKAPLRWSVAAVQALLELPLLDLLNRAQAVHRAHWPEGDIELATLLSVKTGGCPENCGYCPQSVEFDTGVKAQKLMEVDEVVRAARAARDAGATRFCMGAAWRAPKDRDVEKVAELVEAVKGLGLQTCATLGMLEPHQAQALKTAGLDYYNHNLDTAPEYYGDIVDTRSYQDRLDTLQNVRAAGISVCCGGIVGMGEAPVHRAGLIAQLANLDPYPESVPINSLVRVPGTPLADSEPIDPLDFVRMIAVARITMPRARVRLSAGRQQLGEAVQALCFLAGANSIFYGDKLLVTGNPDVEADRQLLAKLGLKTRQAAAQGAQA from the coding sequence ATGGCACAGGACCTGCCGACGGCGCAGCCCGTTCGCCTGCGCCGGCCCGCGCCGCAGGCGAAGGCGAAGGCGAAGGCGAAGGCGAAGGCGAAGGCGAAGGCGAAGGCGCCGCTGCGCTGGAGTGTGGCAGCGGTGCAGGCCTTGCTGGAGCTGCCGCTGCTGGACCTGCTGAACCGGGCCCAGGCCGTGCACCGCGCGCACTGGCCCGAGGGCGATATCGAGCTCGCGACCCTGCTGTCGGTCAAGACTGGTGGCTGCCCCGAGAACTGCGGCTATTGCCCGCAGTCGGTGGAGTTCGACACCGGCGTCAAGGCGCAGAAACTCATGGAGGTGGACGAGGTCGTTCGCGCGGCCCGGGCCGCCAGGGACGCGGGCGCCACGCGCTTTTGCATGGGGGCCGCCTGGCGCGCGCCCAAGGACCGCGATGTGGAGAAGGTGGCCGAACTGGTGGAGGCCGTCAAGGGCCTGGGCCTGCAGACCTGCGCCACGCTGGGCATGCTGGAGCCGCACCAGGCCCAGGCGCTCAAGACCGCGGGCCTGGACTACTACAACCACAACCTCGACACCGCGCCCGAGTACTACGGCGACATCGTCGATACCCGCAGCTACCAGGACCGGCTCGACACCCTGCAGAACGTGCGCGCCGCCGGCATCAGCGTGTGCTGCGGCGGCATCGTGGGCATGGGCGAAGCGCCCGTGCACCGTGCGGGGCTGATCGCGCAACTGGCCAATCTGGACCCCTATCCCGAGTCGGTGCCGATCAACAGCCTGGTGCGCGTGCCCGGCACGCCGCTGGCCGACAGCGAACCCATCGACCCGCTGGATTTCGTCCGCATGATCGCGGTGGCGCGCATCACCATGCCGCGCGCCCGCGTGCGCCTGTCGGCCGGGCGCCAGCAGCTCGGCGAGGCAGTGCAGGCGCTGTGCTTTCTGGCCGGTGCCAACTCGATCTTCTATGGCGACAAACTGCTGGTCACCGGCAACCCCGATGTCGAGGCCGACCGGCAACTGCTGGCCAAGCTCGGACTGAAGACGCGCCAGGCAGCGGCGCAAGGAGCACAGGCATGA
- a CDS encoding acetyl-CoA carboxylase biotin carboxylase subunit: MFTKILIANRGEIACRVIKTARKMGIQTVAVYSDADRDARHVELADEAVHIGAAPSRESYLQADKIIAAAKQTGAQAVHPGYGFLSENAGFAKRLEEEGIVFIGPKHYSIAAMGDKIESKKLAGAAKVNTIPGYNDAIGTAEQAVEIAKGIGYPVMIKASAGGGGKGLRVAFNDKEAFEGFTSCRNEARNSFGDDRVFIEKFVEEPRHIEIQVLGDSHGNVIYLNERECSIQRRHQKVIEEAPSPFISDATRQAMGEQAVQLAKAVKYQSAGTVEFVVGKDQSFYFLEMNTRLQVEHPVTECITGLDLVELMIRVAAGEQLPLAQADVKREGWAIECRINAEDPFRNFLPSTGRLVKFQPPRETMFASDTQHLHGVRVDTGVQDGGEIPMYYDSMIAKLIVHGKDRAEAIAKMREALNGFVIRGISSNIPFQAALLAHPKFVAGDFNTGFIAEHYAKGFHAEDVPHQDPDFLVALAAYVHRRTLDRAAGISGQLPGHGITVGEAFVAVALGAGAQRTPHHVLVTDFQAQSGSSAVQVGAKRYEICSAWHLGGARIRGTVNGQPFTAQIERGIRGNPLATRIAHNGTQLDTLVLSPRAAELHALMPYKAPPDMSRFVLSPMPGLLVEVAVQPGQKVQAGERVAVIEAMKMENVLFAVADGVVGKVLAAKGESLAVDQPIVEFA; this comes from the coding sequence TTGTTCACCAAAATCCTGATTGCCAACCGCGGCGAAATCGCCTGCCGCGTCATCAAGACGGCCCGCAAGATGGGCATCCAGACGGTGGCGGTGTATTCGGATGCCGACCGCGATGCCCGCCACGTGGAGCTGGCCGATGAGGCCGTGCACATCGGCGCCGCGCCCAGCCGCGAAAGCTACCTGCAGGCCGACAAGATCATCGCCGCCGCCAAGCAGACCGGCGCCCAGGCCGTGCACCCCGGCTATGGCTTCCTGAGCGAGAACGCGGGTTTTGCCAAGCGGCTGGAGGAAGAGGGCATCGTCTTCATCGGCCCCAAGCACTATTCGATCGCGGCCATGGGCGACAAGATCGAATCCAAGAAGCTCGCCGGCGCGGCCAAGGTCAATACCATTCCCGGCTACAACGACGCGATCGGCACCGCCGAGCAGGCCGTCGAGATCGCCAAGGGCATCGGCTACCCGGTGATGATCAAGGCCAGCGCCGGCGGCGGCGGCAAGGGCCTGCGCGTGGCCTTCAACGACAAGGAAGCGTTCGAAGGCTTTACCTCCTGCCGCAACGAGGCGCGCAACAGCTTCGGCGACGACCGGGTGTTCATCGAGAAATTCGTCGAGGAGCCGCGCCACATCGAGATCCAGGTGCTGGGCGATTCGCACGGCAACGTCATCTACTTGAACGAGCGCGAGTGCTCGATCCAGCGCCGCCACCAGAAGGTGATCGAGGAAGCGCCGTCCCCCTTCATCAGCGACGCCACGCGCCAGGCGATGGGCGAGCAGGCCGTGCAACTGGCCAAGGCCGTGAAGTACCAGAGCGCCGGCACGGTGGAGTTCGTGGTCGGCAAGGACCAGAGCTTCTACTTCCTGGAGATGAACACGCGGCTGCAGGTGGAGCACCCGGTCACCGAGTGCATCACGGGCCTGGACCTGGTGGAACTGATGATCCGCGTGGCGGCCGGCGAGCAACTGCCGTTGGCGCAAGCCGATGTGAAGCGCGAGGGCTGGGCGATCGAGTGCCGCATCAACGCCGAGGATCCGTTCCGCAACTTCCTGCCGAGCACGGGCCGCCTTGTGAAGTTCCAGCCACCTCGGGAAACCATGTTCGCGTCCGACACGCAGCACCTGCATGGCGTGCGGGTGGACACCGGCGTGCAGGACGGCGGCGAAATCCCGATGTACTACGACTCGATGATCGCCAAGCTCATCGTGCACGGCAAGGACCGTGCCGAGGCCATCGCCAAGATGCGCGAGGCGCTCAACGGCTTCGTGATCCGCGGCATCAGCAGCAACATCCCGTTCCAGGCCGCGCTGCTGGCGCACCCGAAGTTCGTGGCGGGCGATTTCAACACTGGCTTCATCGCCGAGCACTATGCCAAGGGCTTTCACGCCGAAGACGTGCCGCACCAGGACCCGGATTTCCTGGTGGCGCTGGCGGCCTACGTGCATCGCCGCACGCTCGACCGCGCGGCCGGCATCAGCGGCCAGTTGCCGGGGCACGGCATCACCGTGGGCGAAGCGTTCGTGGCCGTGGCGCTGGGCGCGGGCGCGCAGCGCACGCCGCACCATGTGCTGGTCACGGATTTTCAGGCCCAATCGGGCTCAAGTGCTGTCCAGGTGGGTGCCAAGCGCTATGAAATCTGTAGCGCCTGGCATCTGGGCGGAGCGCGCATCCGCGGCACGGTGAACGGCCAGCCTTTCACCGCGCAGATCGAGCGCGGCATCCGCGGCAATCCGCTGGCCACCCGCATCGCCCACAACGGCACCCAGCTCGACACGCTGGTGCTGTCGCCGCGCGCGGCCGAGCTGCATGCGCTGATGCCCTACAAGGCGCCGCCCGACATGAGCCGCTTCGTGCTTTCGCCCATGCCTGGCCTGCTGGTCGAGGTGGCGGTGCAGCCCGGCCAGAAGGTGCAGGCCGGCGAGCGCGTGGCCGTGATCGAGGCCATGAAGATGGAGAACGTGCTGTTTGCCGTGGCCGATGGCGTGGTCGGCAAGGTGCTGGCGGCCAAGGGCGAGTCGCTGGCGGTGGATCAGCCGATCGTGGAGTTCGCGTGA
- a CDS encoding glutathione S-transferase family protein has product MSLSLYYHPYSRAAGTLWALEEAEVAYDLRVIDIMKGEQKGSELVAKNPMGKLPTLVDGDVVVTEASAIALYLADRYAPGRLAPALDDPRRGAYLRWSFFAPSVIEPAVMAKHSGWAVKEVAAGWGSFASMIAAAESAIAGKPFVLGEAFSMADVVLGGTLRFMMDFKQIDPVPLFKDYVDRLKVRPAYQRAEARNLAMRSELGLQ; this is encoded by the coding sequence ATGTCCCTCAGCCTTTACTACCATCCCTATTCCCGAGCGGCGGGTACGCTCTGGGCCCTGGAAGAAGCGGAGGTCGCCTACGACCTGCGGGTGATCGACATCATGAAGGGCGAGCAGAAGGGCTCCGAGCTGGTGGCGAAGAACCCGATGGGCAAGCTGCCTACCCTGGTCGACGGCGACGTGGTCGTGACCGAAGCTTCCGCCATCGCGCTCTACCTTGCCGACCGCTACGCGCCTGGCCGGCTGGCACCGGCGCTCGACGACCCCAGGCGCGGCGCCTACCTGCGCTGGTCGTTCTTCGCTCCGAGCGTGATCGAGCCTGCCGTGATGGCCAAGCATTCCGGATGGGCGGTCAAGGAGGTCGCTGCGGGGTGGGGCAGCTTCGCTTCGATGATCGCTGCCGCCGAAAGCGCCATTGCCGGCAAGCCGTTCGTACTGGGCGAGGCGTTCTCGATGGCCGACGTGGTGCTGGGCGGCACGCTGCGGTTCATGATGGACTTCAAGCAGATCGATCCCGTGCCGCTGTTCAAGGACTACGTGGATCGGCTGAAAGTACGCCCGGCCTATCAGCGCGCCGAAGCGCGCAACCTGGCCATGCGCAGCGAACTGGGGCTGCAGTAA
- a CDS encoding acyl-CoA carboxylase subunit beta, with the protein MHDILDQLEKKRAAARLGGGQKRIDAQHVKGKLTARERLELLLDEGTFEEWDMFVEHRSVDFGMADHKIPGDGVVTGYGMINGRLVFVFSQDFTVFGGALSEAHAEKICKVMDQAMKVGAPVIGLNDSGGARIQEGVASLGGYADVFQRNVMASGVVPQISMIMGPCAGGAVYSPAMTDFIFMVKDSSYMFVTGPEVVKTVTHEEVTAEELGGGITHTTRSGVADLAFENDVEALLMLRRLYNYLPLNNREKPPVRPSNDPADRMDLSLDTLVPDNPNKPYDMKELIAKTVDDGDFFELQPEYAKNILIGFGRMEGQTVGIVANQPLVLAGCLDIKSSIKAARFVRFCDAFNIPVVTFVDVPGFMPGTSQEYGGIIKHGAKLLYAYAECTVPKITVITRKAYGGAYDVMSSKHLRGDVNFAWPNAEIAVMGAKGAVEIIFREDKGDPAKLAAKEAEYKARFANPFVAGARGFIDDVILPHETRKRICRSLVMLRDKKLENPWRKHGNIPL; encoded by the coding sequence ATGCACGACATCCTCGATCAACTGGAAAAAAAGCGCGCCGCAGCACGCCTGGGCGGCGGCCAGAAGCGCATCGACGCCCAGCACGTCAAGGGCAAGCTCACCGCGCGCGAGCGGCTGGAGCTGCTGCTCGATGAAGGCACGTTCGAAGAGTGGGACATGTTCGTCGAGCACCGCTCGGTGGACTTCGGCATGGCCGATCACAAGATCCCCGGCGACGGCGTGGTCACCGGCTACGGCATGATCAACGGCCGCCTGGTGTTTGTGTTCAGCCAGGACTTCACGGTCTTCGGCGGCGCCTTGAGCGAAGCCCATGCCGAGAAGATCTGCAAGGTGATGGACCAGGCCATGAAGGTGGGTGCGCCGGTCATTGGCCTGAACGACTCGGGCGGTGCACGCATCCAGGAGGGCGTGGCGTCGCTGGGCGGCTACGCCGACGTGTTCCAGCGCAACGTGATGGCCTCGGGCGTGGTGCCGCAGATCAGCATGATCATGGGCCCCTGCGCGGGCGGCGCGGTGTACTCGCCGGCCATGACCGACTTCATCTTCATGGTGAAAGACAGCTCCTACATGTTCGTGACCGGCCCCGAGGTGGTGAAGACCGTCACGCACGAGGAGGTCACGGCCGAGGAACTGGGCGGCGGCATTACCCACACCACGCGCAGCGGCGTGGCCGACCTCGCGTTCGAGAACGACGTGGAGGCGCTGCTGATGCTGCGCCGCCTCTACAACTACCTGCCGCTGAACAACCGCGAGAAGCCGCCGGTGCGCCCCAGCAACGACCCGGCCGACCGCATGGACCTGTCGCTGGACACCCTGGTGCCCGACAACCCGAACAAGCCCTACGACATGAAGGAACTGATCGCCAAGACGGTGGACGACGGCGACTTCTTCGAGCTGCAGCCCGAGTACGCCAAGAACATCCTCATCGGCTTCGGCCGCATGGAGGGGCAGACCGTGGGCATCGTGGCCAACCAGCCGCTGGTGCTGGCGGGCTGCCTGGACATCAAGAGTTCGATCAAGGCCGCGCGCTTCGTGCGCTTCTGCGATGCCTTCAACATCCCGGTCGTCACCTTCGTCGACGTGCCCGGCTTCATGCCCGGTACCTCGCAGGAGTACGGCGGCATCATCAAGCACGGCGCCAAGCTGCTCTATGCCTACGCCGAGTGCACCGTGCCCAAGATCACCGTCATCACGCGCAAGGCCTACGGCGGCGCCTACGACGTGATGAGTTCCAAGCACCTCAGAGGCGACGTCAACTTCGCCTGGCCCAACGCCGAGATCGCCGTGATGGGCGCCAAGGGCGCGGTGGAGATCATCTTCCGTGAGGACAAGGGCGACCCGGCCAAGCTGGCCGCGAAGGAGGCCGAATACAAGGCCCGCTTCGCCAACCCCTTCGTGGCCGGGGCGCGCGGCTTCATCGACGACGTGATCCTGCCGCACGAAACGCGCAAGCGCATCTGCCGCTCGCTGGTGATGCTGCGGGACAAGAAGCTTGAGAACCCGTGGCGCAAGCACGGCAACATCCCTCTCTGA
- the meaB gene encoding methylmalonyl Co-A mutase-associated GTPase MeaB, whose translation MSPHVWVEAVLHGDAAAQRRAMAKAITLLESTRADHRAQADALLTALLPHAGRSFRLGISGVPGVGKSTFIEALGLHLIGQGHRVAVLTIDPSSTVSGGSILGDKTRMEKLSVNERAYIRPSPSSGTLGGVAEKTREAMLVCEAAGYDVVIVETVGVGQSETAVAGMTDMFVLMQLPNAGDDLQAIKKGVMELADLVVINKADLDADAATRAQAQITSALRLFGLHGHPSHAHHDETIWHPQVIQLSALHGVGVDAFWLAVTQFRQLQTGNGRLDARRQHQALAWMWERIDAGLKQAFRQDPRVRELLPLLTAEVSQGRMAASTAARNLLEVQAQRT comes from the coding sequence GTGAGTCCGCATGTGTGGGTCGAGGCGGTTCTGCACGGCGACGCCGCTGCGCAGCGGCGCGCCATGGCCAAGGCCATCACCCTGCTCGAATCCACCCGCGCCGACCATCGCGCGCAGGCCGACGCGCTGCTCACGGCGCTGCTGCCGCATGCCGGCCGCTCGTTCAGGCTCGGCATCTCGGGTGTGCCGGGCGTCGGCAAGTCCACCTTCATCGAGGCGCTGGGCCTGCACCTGATCGGCCAGGGCCACCGCGTTGCGGTGCTGACCATCGATCCTTCGTCCACCGTTTCGGGCGGCTCCATTCTGGGCGACAAGACCCGCATGGAAAAGCTCTCGGTGAATGAGCGCGCCTACATCCGGCCGAGTCCGTCCAGCGGCACGCTCGGCGGCGTGGCCGAGAAGACGCGCGAGGCCATGCTGGTCTGCGAAGCGGCGGGCTACGACGTGGTGATCGTCGAGACCGTGGGCGTGGGCCAGAGCGAGACCGCCGTGGCCGGCATGACCGACATGTTCGTGCTGATGCAACTGCCGAATGCGGGCGACGACCTGCAGGCCATCAAGAAGGGCGTGATGGAGCTGGCCGACCTGGTGGTCATCAACAAGGCCGATCTGGATGCCGACGCCGCCACGCGTGCGCAGGCCCAGATCACGAGCGCGCTGCGGCTGTTCGGGCTGCACGGGCACCCGAGCCACGCCCACCACGACGAAACAATCTGGCACCCGCAAGTGATCCAGCTCAGCGCGCTGCACGGCGTCGGGGTCGATGCCTTCTGGTTGGCCGTGACGCAGTTCAGGCAATTGCAAACCGGCAACGGCCGGCTGGACGCGCGCCGCCAGCATCAGGCGCTGGCCTGGATGTGGGAGCGCATCGACGCCGGCCTCAAGCAGGCCTTCCGCCAGGATCCGCGGGTGCGCGAGTTGTTGCCGCTGTTGACGGCTGAAGTCTCGCAGGGCCGCATGGCGGCCTCGACCGCGGCGAGAAATCTGCTCGAAGTCCAGGCGCAGCGGACATAG